A genomic window from Punica granatum isolate Tunisia-2019 chromosome 2, ASM765513v2, whole genome shotgun sequence includes:
- the LOC116196659 gene encoding uncharacterized protein LOC116196659 isoform X1, which produces MSFQQKGWMPSDGRCVSNGEMSYENSGKLEPKRSHQWFVDGTAPQMFSNKRQAMETIGGRPVPDIASMSMPSWDNNANFHTIPGQFTDRLFGSEPIRPGNLVDRNMAPFNAGDITMGRKLTEDQFANDSSVNLSMSHSNEDPSSFLNFGGHRKVKINQVREPDSSISASMGNSFRRADNSGISYKTDGNTISLGPAYENRDQNNNSLGTGYSKASENFIPMSQTFGKEDGNFISMGQNYNKGTENLLSMAQPFGKGDGSFISMGQAYRKGDTNNVSTGMSYNKEQSNFISMGHNYGKPGENLMSMAPSFNKGNDSLISMGHTYHKADANIGQMGATYEKGDSRILSMGHSYKGDHNTISFGGFSDEPEGNASGTIIGNYEIVIDNEGSAQGSEMPCLKEVIESNLDQAVNSCTASKANSRTDNPPKTKAVKKVPANNFPSNVKSLLSTGLLDGVPVKYVSWSREKNLKAVIRGTGYLCGCNECNHSKSLNAYEFERHAGCKTKHPNNHIYFENGKTIYAVVQELKNTPQEMLFDVIQNITGSPINQKNFRIWKASYQAAARELQRIYGKDEVKMPC; this is translated from the exons ATG TCTTTCCAGCAAAAGGGTTGGATGCCTAGTGATGGCAGGTGTGTGAGCAATGGAGAAATGAGCTACGAAAATTCAGGCAAGCTAGAACCTAAGCGTAGCCATCAATGGTTTGTGGATGGCACAGCGCCGCAAATGTTCAGCAACAAGAGACAGGCGATGGAGACTATTGGAGGCAGACCAGTTCCTGATATTGCTTCAATGAGTATGCCTTCTTGGGACAATAATGCAAACTTTCATACGATTCCTGGCCAGTTCACAGATAGACTATTTGGATCTGAGCCTATACGCCCCGGCAACTTAGTTGATAGAAATATGGCACCTTTTAATGCCGGTGATATTACTATGGGAAGAAAGCTTACAGAGGACCAGTTTGCAAATGATTCCTCCGTGAACTTATCCATGTCCCACAGCAATGAAGATCCCTCGTCTTTTCTCAATTTTGGTGGACACAGGAAAGTGAAAATCAATCAAGTCAGGGAGCCTGACAGCAGTATATCTGCATCCATGGGCAATTCGTTTAGAAGGGCAGATAACAGTGGAATTTCATATAAGACTGATGGAAACACCATTTCATTGGGCCCTGCATATGAAAACAGGGATCAGAACAATAACTCCCTGGGCACAGGCTATAGCAAGGCAAGTGAGAATTTCATTCCTATGAGTCAGACCTTCGGCAAGGAAGATGGGAACTTCATATCGATGGGCCAAAATTATAACAAGGGGACTGAGAACCTCTTATCAATGGCCCAGCCATTTGGAAAGGGTGATGGAAGTTTCATTTCGATGGGTCAAGCTTATCGGAAGGGAGATACAAATAATGTATCCACGGGCATGTCCTACAATAAGGAACAAAGTAATTTTATCTCAATGGGGCACAACTATGGAAAACCTGGGGAAAATCTCATGTCGATGGCTCCTTCATTCAATAAGGGCAATGATAGTTTGATATCAATGGGTCACACCTACCACAAGGCTGATGCTAATATTGGTCAAATGGGTGCCACATATGAGAAGGGCGATTCAAGGATTTTATCTATGGGACACAGTTACAAGGGAGACCACAATACGATTTCTTTTGGAGGATTCAGTGATGAACCCGAGGGGAATGCATCTGGTACAATTATTGGGAATTATGAGATAGTGATAGACAATGAGGGCTCGGCTCAAGGTTCAGAAATGCCCTGCCTTAAAGAGGTGATAGAGTCAAATCTCGACCAAGCTGTGAATAGTTGTACGGCTTCAAAGGCTAACTCTAGAACTGACAATCCCCCAAAGACAAAGGCAGTTAAGAAGGTTCCTGCAAACAACTTTCCTTCAAACGTTAAAAGTTTGTTATCCACTGGCCTGCTTGATGGGGTCCCTGTGAAGTATGTTTCCTGGTCCCGTGAA AAAAATCTCAAGGCAGTCATTAGAGGGACTGGGTATCTGTGTGGATGTAACGAGTGCAACCACTCAAAG TCTCTGAATGCCTATGAATTTGAGCGTCATGCGGGTTGCAAGACCAAACATCCGAATAATCACATTTACTTTGAGAATGGTAAGACCATTTATGCCGTGGTCCAGGAGCTGAAGAACACCCCTCAAGAGATGCTGTTTGATGTGATTCAGAATATCACAGGTTCTCCTATTAATCAGAAGAATTTCCGCATTTGGAAAG CATCATACCAAGCAGCCGCAAGGGAGCTCCAGCGGATCTATGGGAAGGATGAAGTTAAAATGCCGTGTTGA
- the LOC116196659 gene encoding uncharacterized protein LOC116196659 isoform X2: MSFQQKGWMPSDGRCVSNGEMSYENSGKLEPKRSHQWFVDGTAPQMFSNKRQAMETIGGRPVPDIASMSMPSWDNNANFHTIPGQFTDRLFGSEPIRPGNLVDRNMAPFNAGDITMGRKLTEDQFANDSSVNLSMSHSNEDPSSFLNFGGHRKVKINQVREPDSSISASMGNSFRRADNSGISYKTDGNTISLGPAYENRDQNNNSLGTGYSKASENFIPMSQTFGKEDGNFISMGQNYNKGTENLLSMAQPFGKGDGSFISMGQAYRKGDTNNVSTGMSYNKEQSNFISMGHNYGKPGENLMSMAPSFNKGNDSLISMGHTYHKADANIGQMGATYEKGDSRILSMGHSYKGDHNTISFGGFSDEPEGNASGTIIGNYEIVIDNEGSAQGSEMPCLKEVIESNLDQAVNSCTASKANSRTDNPPKTKAVKKVPANNFPSNVKSLLSTGLLDGVPVKYVSWSREVKKSQGSH, from the exons ATG TCTTTCCAGCAAAAGGGTTGGATGCCTAGTGATGGCAGGTGTGTGAGCAATGGAGAAATGAGCTACGAAAATTCAGGCAAGCTAGAACCTAAGCGTAGCCATCAATGGTTTGTGGATGGCACAGCGCCGCAAATGTTCAGCAACAAGAGACAGGCGATGGAGACTATTGGAGGCAGACCAGTTCCTGATATTGCTTCAATGAGTATGCCTTCTTGGGACAATAATGCAAACTTTCATACGATTCCTGGCCAGTTCACAGATAGACTATTTGGATCTGAGCCTATACGCCCCGGCAACTTAGTTGATAGAAATATGGCACCTTTTAATGCCGGTGATATTACTATGGGAAGAAAGCTTACAGAGGACCAGTTTGCAAATGATTCCTCCGTGAACTTATCCATGTCCCACAGCAATGAAGATCCCTCGTCTTTTCTCAATTTTGGTGGACACAGGAAAGTGAAAATCAATCAAGTCAGGGAGCCTGACAGCAGTATATCTGCATCCATGGGCAATTCGTTTAGAAGGGCAGATAACAGTGGAATTTCATATAAGACTGATGGAAACACCATTTCATTGGGCCCTGCATATGAAAACAGGGATCAGAACAATAACTCCCTGGGCACAGGCTATAGCAAGGCAAGTGAGAATTTCATTCCTATGAGTCAGACCTTCGGCAAGGAAGATGGGAACTTCATATCGATGGGCCAAAATTATAACAAGGGGACTGAGAACCTCTTATCAATGGCCCAGCCATTTGGAAAGGGTGATGGAAGTTTCATTTCGATGGGTCAAGCTTATCGGAAGGGAGATACAAATAATGTATCCACGGGCATGTCCTACAATAAGGAACAAAGTAATTTTATCTCAATGGGGCACAACTATGGAAAACCTGGGGAAAATCTCATGTCGATGGCTCCTTCATTCAATAAGGGCAATGATAGTTTGATATCAATGGGTCACACCTACCACAAGGCTGATGCTAATATTGGTCAAATGGGTGCCACATATGAGAAGGGCGATTCAAGGATTTTATCTATGGGACACAGTTACAAGGGAGACCACAATACGATTTCTTTTGGAGGATTCAGTGATGAACCCGAGGGGAATGCATCTGGTACAATTATTGGGAATTATGAGATAGTGATAGACAATGAGGGCTCGGCTCAAGGTTCAGAAATGCCCTGCCTTAAAGAGGTGATAGAGTCAAATCTCGACCAAGCTGTGAATAGTTGTACGGCTTCAAAGGCTAACTCTAGAACTGACAATCCCCCAAAGACAAAGGCAGTTAAGAAGGTTCCTGCAAACAACTTTCCTTCAAACGTTAAAAGTTTGTTATCCACTGGCCTGCTTGATGGGGTCCCTGTGAAGTATGTTTCCTGGTCCCGTGAAGTAA AAAAATCTCAAGGCAGTCATTAG
- the LOC116197624 gene encoding uncharacterized protein LOC116197624, with protein sequence MARVANFLSEELARTATETGSQELARIGHRVGQRPPQAVGQTESQGLAPIVIMLSQELARTAIWTENQQLSQLATMFSEGLVRVAHRVSHQTETATQTAHIATPLGQELTGIGQRSQQPPQTTALDSDSIVTSFESAKARPSDAGSEEP encoded by the coding sequence ATGGCCCGGGTAGCCAACTTCTTAAGCGAAGAACTGGCTCGGACTGCCACCGAGACAGGGAGCCAGGAGCTGGCCCGCATTGGCCACCGGGTGGGCCAACGGCCGCCCCAAGCTGTCGGCCAAACGGAGAGCCAGGGGCTGGCCCCCATTGTCATCATGTTGAGCCAAGAGCTGGCTCGGACTGCTATCTGGACGGAGAATCAGCAGCTGTCTCAGCTTGCCACCATGTTCAGCGAGGGGCTGGTCCGCGTTGCTCACCGAGTGAGCCACCAGACAGAGACTGCCACCCAGACAGCCCATATTGCCACTCCATTGGGGCAGGAGCTGACCGGGATTGGCCAACGGAGCCAGCAGCCACCCCAGACGACCGCCCTGGACAGCGACAGCATTGTTACCTCCTTTGAGTCGGCGAAGGCCAGGCCTTCCGATGCTGGATCGGAGGAGCCATAG